Proteins from a genomic interval of uncultured Desulfuromusa sp.:
- a CDS encoding ATP-binding protein translates to MNSSLHKLLSEYPLETLLQTIPAGLFLVDINKTIIYWNAEAARITGYSAEEAVGQHCSFLCGKPCNPDSDLFSASTQQSNIGIDCSFQHKDGRTISLTKNVDFLRDKDGKIVGGIEAFVDISRLKKLESNLRSAVAERTQELELEKTGLRAVLDGMVDPAYICDANYNISFANRSMLNIIGDIGDKLCYQAIYKKQDVCSDCPLSEVLMGHVVHQEKTLGEPGRTYEIVNSPYPLAENPTHKLGVSRDITERLEYRRRLQQTNRELDAFVSTVSHDLRSPLTPLIGFAELLEERYGDQLDDIGRDCIVEIKQTAEKMKDLLEDLLSLSQVGKLETPQSLLDATSLAEDVRLELADIIRVTGAKITIGKLPKVKISAPLLTNLFRNLMNNALKYAVKTNPCIEVSGKKYPDRVRYKVVDHGPGIVSEEREGIFEPFKRGSQSKGVSGTGIGLATVAKIARVSGGHAWVEETPGGGATFIVDFPIND, encoded by the coding sequence CTGGTTGACATCAACAAAACCATTATTTATTGGAACGCTGAAGCGGCAAGAATTACCGGTTACTCCGCTGAAGAGGCGGTCGGTCAACATTGTTCCTTTCTATGCGGAAAGCCCTGCAATCCTGATAGCGATCTGTTTTCAGCTTCGACTCAACAATCAAATATTGGAATCGACTGCTCTTTTCAGCATAAGGACGGCAGGACCATTTCATTGACCAAAAATGTTGATTTTTTAAGAGATAAGGATGGAAAAATTGTTGGTGGGATCGAAGCATTTGTTGATATTTCACGTCTCAAAAAGCTGGAGTCCAACCTGCGATCTGCAGTCGCGGAACGAACGCAGGAACTTGAGCTTGAAAAAACCGGATTACGGGCGGTTCTTGATGGCATGGTTGATCCTGCTTATATTTGTGATGCCAATTACAATATTTCCTTTGCCAACCGATCGATGTTAAACATTATTGGCGATATTGGTGATAAGCTTTGCTATCAGGCTATTTATAAGAAACAGGATGTATGTTCTGATTGTCCTTTGTCGGAAGTATTAATGGGGCATGTTGTTCATCAGGAAAAAACTCTGGGGGAACCGGGGCGGACCTATGAAATCGTCAATTCTCCCTATCCCCTGGCAGAAAATCCAACCCATAAATTAGGAGTGAGTCGAGATATTACCGAGAGGTTGGAGTACCGGCGTCGTTTGCAGCAGACAAATCGGGAGCTGGATGCTTTTGTTTCAACTGTTTCACATGATCTGAGGTCACCTTTAACGCCGTTGATTGGTTTTGCCGAGTTGCTGGAAGAGCGTTATGGCGATCAGTTGGATGATATCGGCCGGGATTGTATTGTTGAAATTAAACAAACAGCAGAGAAGATGAAGGACCTTCTCGAAGATCTGTTATCGCTGTCACAGGTCGGGAAGTTAGAAACACCGCAATCGTTGCTTGATGCAACCTCGCTGGCAGAAGACGTTCGCCTTGAATTGGCTGACATTATCCGTGTAACAGGAGCAAAAATAACGATTGGTAAGCTTCCAAAGGTAAAAATATCCGCACCGTTACTGACCAATCTATTCAGAAATCTTATGAATAACGCATTGAAATATGCTGTAAAAACGAATCCGTGTATCGAAGTTTCCGGGAAGAAGTATCCTGATCGAGTGCGTTATAAAGTTGTTGATCACGGGCCTGGAATTGTGTCTGAAGAGCGAGAAGGGATATTCGAACCGTTTAAGCGTGGCAGTCAGAGTAAAGGGGTTTCTGGAACAGGAATAGGATTAGCCACCGTAGCCAAGATTGCCCGAGTTTCCGGTGGCCATGCCTGGGTTGAAGAGACCCCTGGTGGCGGAGCAACCTTTATTGTTGATTTTCCAATAAATGATTGA